The genomic window ACTACGGTACGAGCGAGATTTTAAACATCCCGCGCCTTGATATCGACGTTAGCAAAATCACCGCGCTAACTGGCGGCAACGGCAGCGGCAAAAGCACGCTGATGCGAGTGATGTCGTTTTTGCAAAAGCCCACTAGCGGCGAAGTGCGGCTGTGGGGGAGCAGCGCGCCGAGTCTAAATTTACTGCGCGAAGTTAGCGTTTTGTTGCCCGAACCCGCGCTTTTAAAACGCTCCGTGAGGGAAAATTTTAGAGCCGTTTTAAAAAGCCGCGGAGTGCTAGCTGAATTTGAGCAAAGGGCGAGCGAGGCGTTAAATTTGGTCGGGCTTGACGAGAGCTTTTTAAGCAAGCGCCACTTTGAGCTTAGCTCGGGACAGACGCAGCGCATTAGCTTTGCGTTAAATTTGGCGCTTAGATCGCGTCTATATCTACTCGACGAGCCGACAAATAGCGTGGACGTGGGCACTTCAAAACTTTTTGGCAAGGCGGTGCTTTACATGCGGCAAAGATACGGCTGCGGCTTTGTGATCGCTAGCCACGACGACAAATGGCTAAGCGCGGTCGCCGAAGAAAACGTCTTTTTGCACAAGGGCCGCGTGTGCGAATTTGAATACAAAAATGTATTTGACTCGCGGGACGGGGTTTTAAAATTTGACGAAAATGCGAGCGTAAATTTGCCGCAAAATTTACGTAACGCCGTAAAGATCGCCGTAAATCCAAGCAAAATAACGCTAAGCAAAACGCCGATAGATGGGTATTTGGGCGGCATCTTGCACTCGGTTTCGCTCTATCTTGGCAAAGAGCTTTTGGTGAAAATCAAAGTCGGCGACTTTTTGATTAAAACGCTGGCGGCGAATTCGCAAAATTTTAGAGTCGGCGAAAATATTTATTTTAAATTTGACGAGGAAGCGTTTTTGGGGCTTGAGTGAGCCCTGAAATTTTGCAAATTTCGCTTCAAATTTTAAATTTAGACTCGTTTAACGCCCGTTAAAAGAGCCTAGTTAAAAGTAAACATCAAAATGAAGCGTAAATGCAATATATATGCTGAAATTTCATATTTATTTTACCTCCTAAAATTCGCCGTAAGCAATATGCAACTAAGGCATATTTAAGCATATATTAATTTTTTTGATTTATTTTTTTTTAAGTATAAGAAATAAGCCAAAAAGTAGTATAGTTTCACAATCGAGAAAAATCTCAAAAAATAGACAAAAATGATATAAGGAAGGCGATGACTAGCAAGGGTGAATTTGCGGCGGGACGTGGGCTTTACTACTCGCTATTTTCGCGTTTTTTCGTTTTTAGCCAAGAAGCCGATAGATTTAGCGGCGTAAACGCGATGCTAGGCCTTGCCTCGGCGCACGCTCTAAACGAGGAATCGGCCGCCGCGATAATGCGCATACAGGCAAAATTCGACGAGAAAAATTCGCAAAATTTAGCGGATGAATTCGATGAAATTTTCCACGCTCTGCCAAGTCCGCTTAGAAACTCGCTGTCCTACTACGACGAGGGCTACGAGGTCGGACACGCCTGCGCAAAAGTGCGTAAAATTTTAGCCCGCACAGACATTAGGCGCGATGAGGCTAAATTTAAAGAAAACGAAGACAACGTGGGTTTCGTGTTTGCGCTAATGAGCGAATTTATCGCGCGAGAGAGCGAGCTGGAGCTATACGGCGAGCTTGAGGAGCAGCTTTTTAAAGAGATCATAAACCCAAACATCGACGAGTTTATAAATGATCTTTTTAACCACGAAAGCAGCGAAATTTATAAAGACGTCGCAGTGCTTTTGCAAGGATTTATAGAGTTTGAGCGCGTAGTTTTAAGCGCGCCGCGCCCTATAAATCAAGGCGAAAACAAAAAGACTTTGGACGGAGTTTCAAGATCCGAAGCCATAAGAAGACAAAAAAACAGAGTGAGAAAGCTAAAAGCTATGGAGGAAGAAAATGCAAAAAAATAGGCGAGAATTTTTAAAAAAGGCGGGGCTAGTCGGCGCGGTAGCGGCTACGGCCGGAGTAGCGACGGCAGCGGCGTCAAACCTAAAATACGGTAAAAGCAAAAAGACCGAGGTGCTTTATAAAAGAAGCAAAAACTGGGATCTATACTACGAACAAGCGAAATAATAAAATTTTAAGAAAGGATAAATATGTCTGAGGCAAATTTACGTCTTATGCCCCACTCAAACGCAGTCGGGCGAAGATCGTTTTTAAAAATGGCCGCGCTAGCGGGCGTAGCGGGCGGCATGAGCGGGCTGGCCGCTAGCGGCGTAACTAGAAGCGCCACAAAAGAAGAGATGGCAAATCCGTTTCCAAACTCTAAAATCGTAAAAACCATTTGTACGGTTTGCTCCGTTGGATGCGGAGTGCGCGCCGAGGTAGAAAACGGCGTTTGGGTACGCCAAGAAGTAGCCCAAGATCACCCGGTAAGTGCTGGCGGCCACTGCTGTAAAGGCAGCGACGTCATCGATATGGTGCGCTCTCACTGCCGCGTAAAATACCCGATGAAAAAAGTAGACGGCAAATGGAAACGTATCACCTACAAAGACGCGCTTGACGAGATCGGCGCCAAACTAAAAGCATATCGCGAGAAAAACCCTGAACAAGTGATGTTTCTAGGCTCCGCAAAAGACAGCAACGAGCAAAGCTACTACATCAGCAAATTTTCCGCGATGTTTGGGACAAACAACCTAGATCACCAAGCTAGAATTTGACATAGCGCAACAGTCGCCGGTGTGGCGAATACGTGGGGTTATGGAGCTATGACTAATCACCTTGGAGATATCCAGAATGCGAAGTCTATCTTTATAATCGGCGCAAATCCGGCTGTAAACCACCCGGTAGGATTTAGGCATTTTCTAAAAGCGAAGGAAAATAACGGTGCAAAGCTAATCGTGGTCGATCCAAGATATACAAGAACTGCGGCAAAGGCTGATTATTTCGCTCAAATTCGCCCAGGCACGGACATACCTTTCATGTACGGTATGATGAATCTCATCTTTGAAAACGGCTGGGAAGATAAGAAATTTATAGAAGACCGCACATACGGTATCAATGAGATCCGCAAAGAGGCTGCAAAATGGACGCCTGAAGTAGTAGAAGACGTAACGGGAGTGCCGGCTGCGACGCTAAAAGAGATAACCGAAGTTTTTGCTAAAAATCGACCGGGATCAGTCGTTTGGGCGATGGGTCTAACTCAGCACACCATAGGCAGCTCAAACACTCGTATCGCTCCGATCCTGCAACTAATACTAGGAAATATGGGCGTAAGCGGCGGCGGCTGCAACATCTTGCGCGGTCACGATAACGTACAAGGCGCTAGCGATATGGCAAACGCCCCTGATAGCTTGCCCGGATACTACGCTAAAAACGAAGCCACGTGGAAATATTTTGCCAAAATGTGGAAAGTAGACTACGAGTGGTTGCAGGGTAACTTTATAAAACCTGAATGGATGTTTAAGCCGGGATTTACCCTAGCTCGCTGGTGGGCGGGCGTACTTGACGGCAAAAACGGCAATGACCAGGTTGAAAACGCAGGCTATAGCCTAAAAGCCCTAATCGTCATCGGCAACGGCATCACCTCGACCGCGCAACAAGTAAAAGTACAGGAGGGCCTTGACGGCCTTGAGCTTTTGGTTCTAGTAGATCCTTTCGTAAACGACGCCGGCGTTATAACAAATAAAAAAGACGGCGTCTATCTACTGCCTGCAGCGACGCAGTTTGAAACTAGCGGCACGGTCGTAGCTACAAACCGTAGCGGTCAGTGGAGAAGCCAGGTTGTAGAGCCTCTTTTTGAGAGTATGCCGGATCACGAAATTTTGTTTGAGCTTGCCAAAAGGCTAGGCTACTATGACGAGCTAACGCGCACGATCAGAGACTCTGAGGGCAAGATCGAGTGGCCAGAAGCTGCTACTCGCGAGATCGCTAGCATCGTAAAAAGCATCGGCCTAACCGGCTGGACGCCAGAGCGTCTAAAACGCCATCAGGCTAACTGGGATAAATTTGACGAAAAAACGTTAATAGGCAAAGAGGGCACCGAGGTGGCTGGCGAATACTACGGCTTGCCGTGGCCTTGCTGGACGGAAAAACACCCGGGCAGTCCAAATTTATACGATATAAGCAGACCGGTAATGCAAGGCGGCATGGGCTTTAGAAACCGCTTCGGCTTAGAGCATAACGGCGTAAATCAGCTAGCAGCCGACGGTAGCGCGCCTGTAGGCGGAGCGCAAAGCGGCGGGTATCCGGAGATCAAAAAAGATAACATCGAAAAGATACTAGGCATCACGCTAACGGATGAAGAGCGCGAAAAAATGGGCGCTACTTGGGCGACCGACGGTAGCGGTA from Campylobacter concisus includes these protein-coding regions:
- a CDS encoding molybdopterin-dependent oxidoreductase, yielding MPHSNAVGRRSFLKMAALAGVAGGMSGLAASGVTRSATKEEMANPFPNSKIVKTICTVCSVGCGVRAEVENGVWVRQEVAQDHPVSAGGHCCKGSDVIDMVRSHCRVKYPMKKVDGKWKRITYKDALDEIGAKLKAYREKNPEQVMFLGSAKDSNEQSYYISKFSAMFGTNNLDHQARIUHSATVAGVANTWGYGAMTNHLGDIQNAKSIFIIGANPAVNHPVGFRHFLKAKENNGAKLIVVDPRYTRTAAKADYFAQIRPGTDIPFMYGMMNLIFENGWEDKKFIEDRTYGINEIRKEAAKWTPEVVEDVTGVPAATLKEITEVFAKNRPGSVVWAMGLTQHTIGSSNTRIAPILQLILGNMGVSGGGCNILRGHDNVQGASDMANAPDSLPGYYAKNEATWKYFAKMWKVDYEWLQGNFIKPEWMFKPGFTLARWWAGVLDGKNGNDQVENAGYSLKALIVIGNGITSTAQQVKVQEGLDGLELLVLVDPFVNDAGVITNKKDGVYLLPAATQFETSGTVVATNRSGQWRSQVVEPLFESMPDHEILFELAKRLGYYDELTRTIRDSEGKIEWPEAATREIASIVKSIGLTGWTPERLKRHQANWDKFDEKTLIGKEGTEVAGEYYGLPWPCWTEKHPGSPNLYDISRPVMQGGMGFRNRFGLEHNGVNQLAADGSAPVGGAQSGGYPEIKKDNIEKILGITLTDEEREKMGATWATDGSGIIAEKCMEKGIAPYGNARARAVVWTFVDQIPQHREPLHTPRQDLAQKYPSFEDKPNHYRVFTKYKSLQLSKDFSKEFPINLTTGRLVNFSGAGMETRASMYLSRITPEMFADIHPELAAKHGIKNWDFVWIHSPEGTKIRVRARVVPSVKPDTIFLPFHWAGYMQGVDMTGNFPDGTKPYAVGESANTVANYGYDIVTQIPETKSGLCRIEKA
- a CDS encoding molecular chaperone, coding for MTSKGEFAAGRGLYYSLFSRFFVFSQEADRFSGVNAMLGLASAHALNEESAAAIMRIQAKFDEKNSQNLADEFDEIFHALPSPLRNSLSYYDEGYEVGHACAKVRKILARTDIRRDEAKFKENEDNVGFVFALMSEFIARESELELYGELEEQLFKEIINPNIDEFINDLFNHESSEIYKDVAVLLQGFIEFERVVLSAPRPINQGENKKTLDGVSRSEAIRRQKNRVRKLKAMEEENAKK
- a CDS encoding twin-arginine translocation signal domain-containing protein, with product MQKNRREFLKKAGLVGAVAATAGVATAAASNLKYGKSKKTEVLYKRSKNWDLYYEQAK
- the tupC gene encoding tungstate ABC transporter ATP-binding protein TupC, producing MINVRNLRLNYGTSEILNIPRLDIDVSKITALTGGNGSGKSTLMRVMSFLQKPTSGEVRLWGSSAPSLNLLREVSVLLPEPALLKRSVRENFRAVLKSRGVLAEFEQRASEALNLVGLDESFLSKRHFELSSGQTQRISFALNLALRSRLYLLDEPTNSVDVGTSKLFGKAVLYMRQRYGCGFVIASHDDKWLSAVAEENVFLHKGRVCEFEYKNVFDSRDGVLKFDENASVNLPQNLRNAVKIAVNPSKITLSKTPIDGYLGGILHSVSLYLGKELLVKIKVGDFLIKTLAANSQNFRVGENIYFKFDEEAFLGLE